In Arthrobacter sp. UKPF54-2, the following are encoded in one genomic region:
- a CDS encoding DivIVA domain-containing protein, giving the protein MSFFLVFVAVVLAAVAILVGTDLAPRVFRRRASEQPFEDGFDEPVASLPAVLLPADAEPADVDRIRFAVGVRGYRMDQVDQVLDELRDQIARKDREIAGLRRELERRAPERAEPERAGQERQPDRPQQDQAP; this is encoded by the coding sequence GTGAGTTTCTTCCTGGTCTTCGTGGCGGTCGTGCTGGCCGCCGTCGCCATCCTCGTCGGCACCGACCTGGCGCCGCGGGTCTTCCGGCGCCGGGCCAGCGAGCAGCCCTTCGAGGACGGCTTCGACGAACCCGTGGCCTCGCTGCCGGCCGTGCTGCTGCCCGCCGACGCGGAACCCGCCGACGTCGACCGGATCCGGTTCGCCGTCGGGGTGCGCGGCTACCGGATGGACCAGGTGGACCAGGTCCTCGACGAGCTGCGGGACCAGATTGCCCGGAAGGACCGCGAAATTGCCGGCCTCCGCAGGGAGCTGGAACGCAGGGCGCCGGAACGCGCGGAACCGGAACGCGCCGGGCAGGAACGGCAGCCGGACCGTCCGCAGCAGGATCAGGCCCCGTGA
- a CDS encoding DUF3117 domain-containing protein: MAAMKPRTGDGPMEVTKEGRSLIMRVPLEGGGRLVVELNAAEATNLKECLVGVTE; encoded by the coding sequence ATGGCGGCTATGAAACCACGCACCGGCGACGGCCCTATGGAAGTGACCAAAGAGGGCCGCAGCCTGATCATGCGTGTTCCGCTCGAAGGCGGGGGGCGGCTTGTGGTCGAACTCAACGCTGCCGAAGCGACCAACCTCAAGGAATGCCTGGTCGGCGTTACCGAATAG
- a CDS encoding O-methyltransferase: MSADKSTSWSYAEDLPAEDEVLLHARERSFELGVTPIGPGVGAVLTVLAAASKAQTAVEIGTGAGVSGVCILRGLGPQAVLTTIDVDVEHLRAARESFQEAGSPANRTRTISGRAGDVLPRLTDGAYDLVFIDADKPNYPGYVEQAIRLLKSGGLLIVNDALDKDRVSNPASREATTVVLRQIGKSIRDDDRLASAMLPTGDGLLVAVKK, from the coding sequence ATGAGCGCCGATAAGTCCACGAGCTGGTCCTACGCAGAAGATCTGCCTGCCGAGGACGAGGTTCTGTTGCACGCGCGCGAACGGTCTTTCGAACTCGGCGTCACGCCGATCGGACCCGGGGTGGGGGCCGTCCTGACGGTGCTCGCGGCCGCTTCCAAGGCGCAGACCGCAGTGGAAATCGGCACCGGCGCGGGTGTCTCCGGCGTGTGCATCCTGCGCGGCCTTGGCCCGCAGGCCGTCCTGACCACCATCGACGTCGACGTCGAACACCTTCGTGCCGCGCGGGAGTCCTTCCAGGAGGCCGGCAGCCCGGCGAACCGGACCCGCACCATCTCCGGCCGGGCCGGGGACGTGCTGCCGCGCCTGACCGACGGCGCCTATGACCTGGTGTTCATTGACGCGGACAAACCCAACTACCCCGGCTACGTGGAGCAGGCCATCCGGCTGCTCAAGTCCGGCGGCCTGCTGATCGTCAACGACGCGCTGGACAAGGACCGGGTCTCCAACCCCGCCTCCCGGGAGGCTACCACCGTGGTGCTGCGCCAGATTGGTAAGTCCATCCGCGACGACGACCGGCTCGCCTCGGCCATGCTGCCCACCGGCGACGGCCTGCTGGTCGCGGTCAAGAAGTAG
- the sigE gene encoding RNA polymerase sigma factor SigE — MSVLAGVPVTDESQPTAEAEWVMPTWEEVVTNHSAKVYRLAYRLTGNKYDAEDLTQEVFVRVFRSLENFKPGTLDGWLHRITTNLFLDQARRKSRIRFDALAEDAETRIPGREPGPEQSFEFNNLDLDVQAALEELPPDFRAAVVLCDLEGLSYDEVAVALDVKLGTVRSRIHRGRTMLREKLAHRDPRPQPVAKQALKPRLKMPRIAGLL, encoded by the coding sequence ATGTCGGTTCTGGCAGGTGTCCCTGTAACTGATGAGTCCCAGCCCACGGCCGAGGCCGAATGGGTCATGCCGACGTGGGAAGAGGTGGTGACCAACCACTCCGCGAAGGTCTACCGGCTGGCCTACCGGCTCACCGGCAACAAGTACGACGCCGAGGACCTCACCCAGGAGGTCTTTGTCCGCGTCTTCCGCTCGCTGGAGAACTTCAAGCCCGGCACTCTTGACGGCTGGCTGCACCGGATCACCACCAACCTGTTCCTGGACCAGGCGCGGCGCAAGAGCCGGATCCGGTTCGATGCGCTGGCCGAGGACGCCGAGACGCGCATTCCCGGCCGCGAGCCCGGCCCGGAACAGAGCTTTGAGTTCAACAACCTCGACCTGGACGTGCAGGCCGCCCTTGAGGAACTGCCGCCGGACTTCCGCGCCGCCGTGGTGCTGTGCGACCTCGAAGGCCTGTCCTATGACGAAGTCGCCGTGGCGCTGGACGTCAAACTCGGCACCGTCCGGTCCCGGATCCACCGCGGACGTACTATGCTCCGCGAGAAGCTTGCCCACCGCGACCCGAGGCCGCAGCCGGTCGCCAAGCAGGCCCTGAAGCCGCGGCTGAAGATGCCCCGCATCGCCGGCCTCCTCTGA
- a CDS encoding twin-arginine translocase TatA/TatE family subunit, translating into MLGINGPEFILLLIIGLLVIGPSRLPEYTQKLANIVKEVRRMASGAREQIKEEVGIDIDDVDWKKYDPRQYDPRRIIKEALLEDDTKPVSAGAPAAVATAEERPPARVIERLPEGEAAPFDSEAT; encoded by the coding sequence GTGCTTGGAATCAACGGACCGGAGTTCATTCTTCTGCTGATCATCGGCCTTTTGGTGATCGGTCCCAGCAGATTGCCCGAATACACCCAGAAGCTCGCCAACATAGTGAAGGAAGTCCGCCGGATGGCCTCCGGTGCCCGCGAGCAGATCAAGGAAGAAGTCGGCATCGACATCGACGATGTGGACTGGAAGAAGTACGATCCACGGCAGTATGACCCGCGGCGGATCATCAAGGAAGCCCTCCTCGAGGACGACACCAAGCCGGTCAGCGCCGGCGCGCCGGCCGCCGTCGCGACCGCCGAAGAGCGGCCCCCCGCCCGCGTCATCGAGCGGCTGCCCGAGGGCGAAGCCGCTCCCTTCGACTCCGAGGCCACCTAA
- a CDS encoding Mrp/NBP35 family ATP-binding protein, protein MTTPQGQADASGLAQAVHTALATVIDPELRRPITELGMVDSVEVSDAGRVRITVLLTIAGCPLRGTITADCEAALSAVPGVSAVEVELKVMTQEQRDALKEQLRGPGGTRGIPFNAPGSLTKVYAVASGKGGVGKSSVTVNLACALAAQGLRVGIIDADVYGFSVPALMGISQAPTRVDDMILPPVAYGVKVISIGMFVTGNQPVAWRGPMLHRALEQFLTDVYFGDLDALFLDLPPGTGDIAISVAQLLPGAQILVVTTPQAAAADVAERAGAIAVQTGQSVAGVVENMSYLELPDGARMELFGSGGGAVLAERLSATVGADVPLLGQIPLDILLREGGDSGVPLVLGRPETPAAAALTGIAGLLASSPRGLNGLSLGLTPR, encoded by the coding sequence ATGACCACCCCGCAGGGACAAGCCGACGCATCCGGCCTGGCGCAGGCCGTGCACACAGCGCTGGCCACCGTGATCGATCCCGAACTGCGCCGGCCCATCACCGAGCTTGGCATGGTGGATTCGGTGGAGGTGTCCGACGCCGGCCGGGTGCGGATCACCGTGCTGCTGACCATCGCCGGCTGCCCGCTGCGCGGCACCATCACCGCAGACTGCGAGGCGGCGCTCTCCGCCGTGCCGGGGGTCAGCGCCGTCGAGGTTGAGCTGAAGGTTATGACCCAGGAGCAGCGCGACGCCCTCAAGGAGCAGCTGCGCGGCCCGGGCGGCACACGCGGCATCCCGTTCAACGCCCCGGGCTCGCTGACCAAGGTGTACGCCGTCGCGAGCGGCAAGGGCGGCGTGGGCAAATCCTCCGTCACCGTGAACCTTGCCTGCGCGCTGGCCGCGCAGGGGCTGCGGGTGGGCATCATCGACGCGGATGTGTACGGCTTCTCCGTGCCCGCGCTGATGGGCATCAGCCAGGCGCCCACCCGGGTGGACGACATGATCCTGCCGCCGGTGGCCTACGGGGTCAAGGTCATCTCGATCGGTATGTTCGTCACTGGCAACCAGCCGGTGGCCTGGCGCGGGCCGATGCTGCACCGCGCGCTTGAGCAGTTCCTCACGGATGTCTACTTCGGCGACCTCGATGCGCTGTTCCTGGACCTGCCGCCTGGGACCGGGGACATCGCCATTTCGGTGGCGCAACTGCTGCCGGGAGCACAGATCCTGGTGGTCACCACCCCGCAGGCCGCGGCCGCCGACGTCGCCGAACGGGCCGGGGCGATCGCGGTGCAGACCGGCCAGTCCGTGGCCGGTGTGGTGGAGAACATGTCCTACCTGGAACTGCCCGACGGCGCCAGGATGGAACTCTTCGGCAGCGGCGGCGGTGCCGTGCTCGCCGAGCGGCTTTCCGCCACGGTGGGCGCGGACGTGCCGCTGCTGGGCCAGATCCCGCTCGACATCCTGTTGCGCGAGGGCGGGGACTCAGGGGTTCCGCTGGTGCTGGGCCGGCCGGAGACTCCGGCGGCGGCGGCTCTGACCGGCATCGCCGGCCTGCTGGCGTCCAGCCCGCGCGGCCTGAACGGCCTGTCGCTGGGCCTGACGCCCCGCTGA
- a CDS encoding DUF1003 domain-containing protein yields the protein MEAALADSSAPRNSNVRPAPRTTGSLDTPLSGRARILPKFSPNPDAFGHATEGFARFMGTPTFLVYMTVFCVFWLGWNTFAPKEWQFDSQALGYTLLTLMLSLQASYAAPLLLLAQNRQDDRDRVSLEQDRQRAERNLSDTEYLTRELASLRIALREVATRDYVRAELRSLLEDMLEAQEELRTHDPSAGAHESPRDKVKEKIKERRDKQRSPRTQQIPRVRTEGRPDSPRSSAPRSTPES from the coding sequence TTGGAGGCCGCATTGGCTGACAGCAGCGCACCACGGAACTCCAACGTCCGCCCGGCACCACGGACCACCGGCAGCCTCGACACGCCACTGAGCGGCCGGGCGCGGATCCTGCCCAAGTTCTCCCCCAACCCGGACGCCTTCGGCCACGCCACGGAGGGCTTCGCCCGGTTCATGGGCACCCCGACATTCCTGGTCTACATGACGGTGTTCTGTGTTTTCTGGCTCGGCTGGAACACCTTCGCGCCGAAGGAATGGCAGTTCGACTCGCAGGCGCTCGGCTACACGCTGCTGACCCTGATGCTCTCCCTGCAGGCCTCCTACGCCGCACCCCTGCTGCTGCTCGCCCAGAACCGCCAGGACGACCGGGACCGCGTCTCGCTGGAACAGGACCGCCAGCGTGCCGAACGGAACCTCTCGGACACCGAGTACCTGACCCGGGAACTCGCCTCGCTCCGCATCGCCCTGCGCGAGGTCGCCACCCGCGACTACGTCCGGGCCGAACTGCGCAGCCTGCTGGAGGACATGCTCGAAGCGCAGGAGGAACTGCGGACCCACGATCCCTCGGCGGGCGCGCATGAGTCCCCGCGGGACAAGGTCAAGGAGAAAATCAAGGAACGCCGCGACAAGCAGCGCAGCCCGCGCACCCAGCAGATCCCGCGTGTCCGGACCGAGGGCAGGCCGGACAGCCCGCGCTCCTCCGCCCCCCGTTCCACCCCCGAAAGCTGA
- a CDS encoding magnesium transporter MgtE N-terminal domain-containing protein, with protein sequence MSTTLSRVFVARLLGLDVFDPLGDRLGRLRDVVVLARGNRGAPHVVGIVVEVPGKKRVFVPMTRITSIDQTQIICTGLVNLRRFEQRGAETLVVAEMFDRRVTLADGSGDATIEDIAMDRHRSGDWFVSKLFVRRGHSLSPLSRLRRNETMIIDWADAQQGARTEPQAATQFVATHEDLKPADFAEALQEMSDKRRFEVASELQDERLADVLQEMPEGDQVEILSALDVERAADVLEEMDPDDAADLLAELPSAQAEELLQLMEPEGAEDVRRLLEYDEDTAGGLMTPVPVILPPEATVAEALAHVRREELSPALASSIFIARPPLETPTGRFLGVVHIQQLLRYPPPEPLGNLVDKNLEPVSDQAHISEVARTLATYNLNSLPVVNDDGRLVGAVTVDDVLDHLLPDDWRAHEDDAPIRKLGGRIG encoded by the coding sequence GTGAGCACAACTCTTTCGCGGGTATTTGTCGCGCGCCTCCTTGGACTGGACGTCTTCGACCCTCTGGGCGACCGTCTGGGCCGGTTGCGCGACGTTGTGGTGCTCGCCCGCGGCAACCGGGGCGCCCCGCACGTGGTGGGCATCGTCGTCGAGGTTCCGGGCAAAAAGCGTGTCTTTGTCCCGATGACCCGCATCACCTCGATCGACCAGACCCAGATCATCTGCACCGGGCTGGTGAACCTGCGCCGCTTCGAACAGCGCGGCGCGGAAACCCTGGTGGTCGCCGAAATGTTCGACCGCCGGGTGACCCTGGCGGACGGCAGCGGCGATGCCACCATCGAGGACATCGCGATGGACCGGCACCGCTCCGGCGACTGGTTCGTCAGCAAACTCTTCGTCCGCCGCGGCCACTCCCTCTCGCCGCTGAGCCGGCTGCGCCGCAACGAAACCATGATCATCGACTGGGCCGACGCCCAGCAGGGCGCCCGCACCGAACCGCAAGCCGCCACCCAGTTCGTCGCCACGCACGAGGACCTGAAGCCCGCAGACTTCGCCGAGGCCCTGCAGGAGATGAGCGACAAGCGCCGCTTTGAGGTGGCCAGCGAACTCCAGGACGAACGCCTTGCCGACGTGCTCCAGGAAATGCCCGAGGGCGACCAGGTGGAGATCCTCTCCGCCCTCGACGTCGAGCGCGCCGCCGACGTGCTGGAGGAAATGGACCCCGACGACGCCGCCGACCTCCTCGCCGAGCTCCCCAGCGCCCAGGCCGAGGAACTGCTGCAGCTGATGGAACCCGAAGGCGCCGAGGATGTCCGTCGCCTGCTCGAATACGACGAGGACACCGCCGGCGGCCTGATGACCCCCGTCCCGGTGATCCTGCCCCCGGAAGCGACCGTTGCCGAGGCCCTCGCCCACGTCCGCCGCGAGGAACTCTCCCCCGCCTTGGCGTCCTCGATCTTCATCGCCCGGCCGCCGCTGGAGACGCCCACCGGGCGATTCCTCGGCGTCGTGCACATCCAGCAGCTGCTGCGCTACCCGCCGCCGGAACCGCTGGGCAACCTGGTGGACAAGAACCTCGAACCGGTCTCGGACCAGGCCCACATCAGTGAGGTGGCCCGCACCCTGGCCACCTACAACCTCAACTCGCTCCCCGTGGTCAACGACGACGGCCGCCTTGTCGGGGCGGTGACTGTTGATGACGTGCTTGATCACCTGTTGCCCGACGACTGGCGCGCCCACGAGGACGACGCCCCGATAAGGAAACTTGGAGGCCGCATTGGCTGA
- a CDS encoding general stress protein: protein MSNIFGGPKAGAPGGADESRAVPKGDTVGSYNSYLDAQKAVDYLADQQFPVQLVSIVGNDLKMVERVTGRLTYPRVALSGALSGMWFGLFVGVMLSFFSTSDGYFSIVTSVLMGAAFFMLFGIVTYAMQRGKRDFTSTNQVVATNYDVVVAFEAAHEARRLLHQLPMTQHDASAPGYQQFDHQHQPYQQGPQQPGQPGQGPAPQRPAGWSDPYGQRASDAAPQQRAAGEPVAQEPARPSGVSYPDLPDGRPQYGVRVTDAQRGPAPQGITQQGPAQPENRGEPRGDSEQR, encoded by the coding sequence ATGTCAAACATTTTTGGTGGTCCAAAGGCCGGCGCCCCCGGCGGGGCGGACGAGTCACGCGCCGTCCCCAAGGGCGACACCGTCGGGTCCTACAACTCCTACCTGGACGCCCAGAAGGCGGTGGACTACCTGGCCGACCAGCAGTTTCCCGTGCAGCTGGTCTCCATCGTCGGCAATGACCTGAAGATGGTGGAGCGCGTCACCGGCCGGCTCACCTACCCCCGCGTGGCGCTCTCCGGTGCGCTGAGCGGCATGTGGTTCGGCCTCTTCGTCGGCGTGATGCTCTCCTTCTTCTCGACGTCCGACGGCTACTTCTCGATCGTTACCTCTGTGCTGATGGGTGCGGCGTTCTTTATGCTTTTTGGCATCGTCACGTATGCGATGCAGCGCGGCAAGCGCGACTTTACGTCGACCAACCAGGTGGTGGCGACCAACTATGACGTCGTGGTGGCCTTCGAAGCCGCCCACGAGGCCCGCCGGCTGCTGCACCAGCTGCCGATGACCCAGCACGACGCCTCCGCCCCGGGGTACCAGCAGTTCGACCACCAGCACCAGCCCTACCAGCAGGGCCCGCAGCAGCCCGGACAGCCGGGGCAGGGCCCGGCGCCGCAGCGTCCCGCGGGCTGGAGTGACCCGTACGGCCAGCGGGCATCCGACGCGGCCCCGCAGCAGAGGGCCGCCGGCGAGCCCGTGGCGCAGGAACCGGCCCGCCCCTCCGGCGTCAGCTACCCTGACCTGCCCGACGGCCGGCCGCAGTACGGCGTCCGCGTCACGGACGCCCAGCGGGGACCTGCCCCGCAGGGAATAACACAGCAGGGACCAGCGCAGCCGGAAAACCGGGGCGAACCCCGCGGGGACAGCGAACAGCGCTAA
- a CDS encoding aminopeptidase P family protein — MNDADNTQVSVSQPLDERVNNRSQRPSSDAFKAFMASNWAPSRAELPELDAVAGHAAARRRAISELFKGERLVIPAGPLKVRSNDCDYRFRPHSGFAHLTGLGLDHEPDAVLVLEPADEGTGDDGGHHHATLYFRPLAGRDTEQFYADSRSGEFWIGARPTLAEFKARLGLETADLAELELAITKNVGAPEIGGISIRLVRKVDENIDALVDTARYNTAKDPENLDLGVLDALDEKLSEALSELRLIKDEWEVEQMKTAVAATVQGFTEVVKALPRALTHHRGERVVEGAFFARAREEGNELGYDTIAAAGNNATVLHWTRNTGKVNAGELLLLDAGVEADSLYTADITRTLPANGTFSEIQRKVYEAVLDAADAGFAAAQPGTKFRDIHTAATTVLAERLADWGLLPVSVEEAISPEGQQHRRWMPHGTSHHLGLDVHDCAQARRELYLDGVLTPGMVFTIEPGLYFKEEDLGIPAEYRGIGVRIEDDILMTADGPVNLSAALPRKADDVESWMAGIYQEIDAQQP, encoded by the coding sequence GTGAACGATGCCGATAACACCCAAGTCTCCGTTTCCCAGCCCCTCGACGAGCGCGTCAACAACCGCTCGCAGCGGCCCAGCTCCGACGCCTTCAAGGCGTTTATGGCCAGCAACTGGGCACCGTCCCGGGCGGAGTTGCCCGAACTGGACGCCGTCGCAGGCCACGCCGCCGCCCGCCGCCGGGCCATCTCCGAGCTGTTCAAAGGTGAACGCCTGGTCATTCCCGCCGGGCCGCTGAAAGTCCGCTCCAACGACTGCGACTACCGCTTCCGCCCGCACTCGGGGTTCGCGCACCTGACCGGCCTGGGCCTGGACCATGAGCCCGACGCCGTGCTCGTCCTGGAACCCGCCGATGAAGGCACGGGCGACGACGGCGGCCACCACCATGCGACGCTGTACTTCCGCCCGCTGGCCGGCCGCGACACCGAGCAGTTCTACGCCGACTCCCGCTCGGGCGAGTTCTGGATCGGCGCCCGGCCCACCCTCGCCGAGTTCAAGGCCCGGCTGGGCCTTGAGACCGCCGACCTGGCCGAACTCGAACTCGCGATCACCAAGAACGTCGGTGCCCCGGAAATCGGCGGCATCTCCATCCGGCTGGTGCGCAAGGTGGATGAGAACATCGACGCGCTCGTGGACACCGCGCGCTACAACACCGCCAAGGACCCGGAGAACCTGGACCTGGGCGTCCTGGACGCGCTCGACGAGAAGCTCAGCGAGGCGCTCTCCGAGCTGCGCCTGATCAAGGACGAGTGGGAAGTCGAGCAGATGAAGACCGCCGTGGCCGCCACGGTGCAGGGCTTCACCGAGGTGGTCAAGGCGCTGCCGCGGGCCCTCACCCACCACCGTGGTGAACGTGTGGTCGAGGGCGCGTTCTTCGCCCGGGCCCGCGAAGAGGGCAACGAACTCGGTTACGACACCATCGCCGCCGCCGGCAACAACGCCACCGTGCTGCACTGGACCCGGAACACTGGCAAGGTCAATGCCGGCGAGCTGCTGCTGCTGGACGCCGGCGTGGAGGCGGACTCGCTCTACACCGCGGACATCACCCGCACGCTGCCGGCCAACGGCACCTTCTCAGAGATCCAGCGCAAGGTCTACGAGGCGGTGCTCGACGCCGCCGATGCCGGCTTCGCCGCCGCCCAGCCCGGGACCAAGTTCCGCGACATCCACACCGCTGCCACCACTGTGCTGGCCGAGCGGCTCGCCGACTGGGGGCTGCTGCCGGTGTCCGTGGAGGAGGCCATCAGCCCCGAGGGACAGCAGCACCGCCGCTGGATGCCGCACGGCACCAGCCACCACCTGGGACTGGACGTGCACGACTGCGCCCAGGCCAGACGCGAGCTGTACCTGGACGGCGTCCTGACCCCGGGCATGGTCTTCACGATCGAACCGGGGCTCTACTTCAAGGAGGAGGACCTTGGCATTCCGGCGGAATACCGGGGCATCGGCGTCCGGATCGAGGACGACATCCTGATGACGGCCGACGGCCCCGTCAACCTCAGCGCCGCGCTGCCGCGCAAGGCCGACGACGTCGAGTCCTGGATGGCCGGTATCTACCAGGAAATCGACGCCCAGCAGCCGTAG